Part of the Spinacia oleracea cultivar Varoflay chromosome 5, BTI_SOV_V1, whole genome shotgun sequence genome, AAGAAATTGGTGAGCTGTAGAAAGATATATTTGTGGGTTTTTGATTGAGGGAAAAGGGATGCGAATTTGGGAATGATAGAATTCATTGCGAATTTGATTAGATCTAAAAATGGGGGAGGGGGCTTGGTTTTCGCTGGTACAAGGAAGGAAGGAAGATTTAGGGGTTTTGATTCCAAGTTCTGTCttgcgtattaattttaattgaattaggaACAGACCCGTTACagagataacgggtctcttctTTTTCCCTCAGTGGACCCCCCCGACACCAAAGACCTCTCATTAATGTCAACGGGTCTCTTTTTTATCTTTCATTGTCTAGTAAGTGGGTCTATGTTAGCATAAGAGACCTGTTATTTTTTATATGAGGTCCTTTTAATCAAAGAGACCCGTTAACTACTCTAAGGGATCTGTTTTTAGAGATCTCTTTggacatttttgtagtagtgatatatatatattcgtAATCAATGCATAGCCTCCTAAGGGAGAATTAATCCAAGTTTACATGGTATCAGGCTAAACCCTAGGCCTAATTTTCTACTTCCGCTGTCTTTCTCTTctaccttcttcttttcttcttcttctcattTTCCATGGCTGGTGATGATGATTCGGTGCTTCCTCCCTCCACCGCAATTGTTCATGCTTATCACCCGGCTCTTAATGCCACAAATGTCAAGGCCCTAATCACTCTTGTTATTGACGTCGACAACGTGCAATATACCCCTTGGGCGACATTGTTTCGTAATACGGCGAAGGTGTACATGGTATTGGATCACATAGACCCTAAGATTAAGAGACCTAAGGATGTTGATGGCGATTTGTGGGAACGACTTGATGCGGTTCTTCAGTGGCTGTATGGCACGATTTCCAAGGACCTATTGCTCAAGGTTTTGGATGAGAATGCTACTGCTTTGGAGATATGGAATCGGTTGCGTAAGATTTTCCAAGACAACCGAGGTACACGAGTCGTTTTACTGGAAAATCAATTTGGTAATATTCGAATGAGCAATTACCCTTCTCTTGATGAGTATTGTCAGGCTCTCAAGAGTGTTGCAGACCAACTAGCCGCCCTCGAACACCCTGTTTCGGAGGAGCGACTCGTTCTCCAGCTGGTCGGCAAGGTGGACCCCGAGTTTCGTACTATTGCCACCATCATTCGGCAAACCACTCCCCTGCCCTCGTTTGATGAAGCATGTTCCACCTTGGACCTTGACCGCCTTGGTCGTCTCAATGAAAAGGACGATGACTCCTCGTCCACGGCTCTTCTGGTCGGCGCTCCGTCTCACAGCAACGCCCCAACCGGGTCTCAACAACCGGCGACTGGTAACGGTGGTGGTGGGGGACGTGGTGGCGGCGGCAAGTCAGGGGGTGGGAGAAACAATTACAAGAACAAGAAGAAGGGTGGAGGTGGTAACTCGGGGGGTTCGAACTCAGGTGGGAACCGtggacaacaacaacagcagggGCTGCAGCAGCCCATGTTCCCAAATCAGTGGGCCAATTGGTGGGCCCAGTAGTGGGCTTGCCCACCTTTTCCATTTCATGCCCAGGCATGGAGACCAAATGCTACTCAGCAACAAGGGGTATTGGGCCCTGGACCACGACCCCAACAGCACGCCCAACAGCCCAATGGGGCATTCTTGATTCCTGGTTCTTCGTTCCAGCCTACTGACCTCCCTGCCTTTTTCAATGCAATGTCGATGCAACCTCCGGACCCGAATTGGTATATGGATACGGGTGCTACATCTCATCTCATGAATGGTTCAGGTATTACTCCATCTATTGTCAATTGGCGTAATTTAAATTCTCATATTATGGTTGGTGATGGCACAAAAATACCAGTTAGGGGTTCTGGCACAAAATTCTTACCTAAAAATTTTCCGTCTCTCTCTCAAAAATATTCTATATGCTCCCAATATCATTAAGAATCTTGTTTCCGTTCGTCAATTCACTACCGATAATTTTGTCTCTGTTGAATTTGACCCTTTTGGTTTTTCTGTGAAGGACCTACGGACGGGGAAAATTGTGACGAGGTGCAATAGTGTGGGTCATCTTTATCCTCTCCTTCagaattctaattcttcttcaccatcttctttTGCTGCTCTCTCTTCCGATGTCTGGCACAATCGTTTGTCACCCGGGAGATCAAGTTCTTAGTTTTCTTAGAAATCGGAAATTTATTCAATGTAATAAGAGGAATAACCTCATTGTTTGTCATGGCTGCCAATTAGGCAAACATTGCCGGCTTCCTTTTTCAGTTTCAAATTCTAGAACTTGTGTTCCGTTTGATATTATTCACACCGACTTGTTCACATGTCCTCTTAATAGTCATACTGGATTTCGCTTTTACTTGTTATTTCTAGATAATTATTCTCATTTCCTGTGGATTTTCCCTCTTAAATCTAAGTCGGGCGTGTTTCCCACGTTTGTTCGCTTCCATACATATGTTAGAACACAATTTGGGGTTTCTATTAAGGCTTTACAGTGTGACAATGGACGTGAGTATGATAATCACCAGTTCACGTCGTTTTCTCATGCTCATGGCATGATTTGGCGTCATTCTTGTCCTCATACGTCTCCTCAAAATGGCAAAGCCGAACGCATGATACGAACGATTAATAATATAAGTCGTTCCCTTCTCTTTCATGCATCTCTCCCTCCCTCCTTTTGGGTTGAATCCCTTCACATGGCCACATATTTATTAAATATCCGCCCCACTCGGCTTCTTGCCAATCTCACTCCCGTGCACTTGCTCTACCACAAAGCTCCCACGTACGATCACCTTCGTGTCTTCGGGTGTCTTTGTTATCCAAACCATTCCGCAACTGCACCCCATAAGTTGAGTCCACGGTCTTCTCCGTGTATCTTTCTTGGGTATCCACCCTCCCACCGTGGTTATCGTTGCCTTGATATTTCAACTAAGAAAGTTATAATATCCCGTCATGTAGTTTTTGATGAAACCCACTTCCCAAATTCACCAAATTACACACCTAATGCCGGGGATTATTCTTTTTTGGGTTCTGCAAATGAGCACACACCCCCACCCCTAGTTCGTGTTCCCCTTATCCCGCCAGCCGTGGCCCAGCCCACGCTGACCTCTCCTATGGCTGATTCCATGGATCCTCCTTCTCGGTCCAGCCCATCCTCTGTGGTCAGTCCAACTCGTGGGCCAAGCCCATATTCCATGGATTCAGCAATCACACCTACCCTTCCCTCTTCTTTGGACTCACGTGGGAGTTGTGGGCAGAATAGGCCACccctgtgttaggttatgatacatatgacaatacataaatcatgcggaaacaaccattaagccaggaatacatattatttacacataatcatatagcataatttagatgcatactctttgttgcgtgccttccctagctgcgcccgaaccgaacaagaacaagtctttaggattccaagtgtcgtccctccgtagatagtccacagcacgtccggatccgccttaagattgaccaactagaatcgcctttaaggtactagaattttcggcactattgagcaaggaatgtggctgaatttttctcttaaaactcactttgaatacttgaattaatctctgaaaatatgtgaccctaggcacgtatttatagagttatggaaagggaattggaatcctagtaggatacgaattaattaaacttagaatcctataagaactctaattaattaatttatccttttaggaataggaatttaatcatatactaattctaatagttttaggaatcgtgcatgaacacaaactcacacacacatacggcagccacgagggccgcccatgcgtgcgtgcgagcagcagcccacgcagcgaggcccatggccttaggcgcgcggtgggcctgccttgcggtgggcctgggcgctgccttggctgggcgcgcgtttggcttgctgggcgatggcccgacttcgtgctgggccttcgtccggcaggcctcgtccgatgctaattcgtacgatacgcttccgattaaattcccggttccggaattcatttccgatacgaacaatatttaatatttccgattccggaatcaatttccgtttcgaacaaatatttaatatttccgtttccggaattattttccgattccgataatatttccgattctgacaat contains:
- the LOC110799161 gene encoding uncharacterized protein, translated to MAGDDDSVLPPSTAIVHAYHPALNATNVKALITLVIDVDNVQYTPWATLFRNTAKVYMVLDHIDPKIKRPKDVDGDLWERLDAVLQWLYGTISKDLLLKVLDENATALEIWNRLRKIFQDNRGTRVVLLENQFGNIRMSNYPSLDEYCQALKSVADQLAALEHPVSEERLVLQLVGKVDPEFRTIATIIRQTTPLPSFDEACSTLDLDRLGRLNEKDDDSSSTALLVGAPSHSNAPTGSQQPATGNGGGGGRGGGGKSGGGRNNYKNKKKGGGGNSGGSNSGGNRGQQQQQGLQQPMFPNQWANWWAQ